One region of Myxocyprinus asiaticus isolate MX2 ecotype Aquarium Trade chromosome 38, UBuf_Myxa_2, whole genome shotgun sequence genomic DNA includes:
- the LOC127428650 gene encoding adenylosuccinate synthetase isozyme 2-like produces the protein MAADSTMSNGQETASLNGEPVLKRSRESGGVESLRIPREPQNKVTVVLGAQWGDEGKGKVVDLLAMDADIVCRCQGGNNAGHTVVVDSVEYDFHLLPSGVLNKKAVSFIGNGVVIHLPGLFDEAEKNLQKGNGLQGWEERLKISDRAHIVFNFHQAVDGIQEQLRQEQAGKNLGTTKKGIGPAYSSKAARNGLRVCDLVSDFSVFEEKFRVLACHFQTTYPKLNINVDAELEQLKGYAERLRPLVTDGVYFMHKALTGPSKKILVEGANAALLDIDFGTYPFVTSSNCTVGGVCTGLGVPPSHVGRVYGVVKAYTTRVGVGAFPTEQDNDVGNLLQSRGREFGVTTGRRRRCGWLDLVLVRYAHMVNGFTAIALTKLDILDTLPEIKVGVAYTVDGKPLPSFPANMDVLTKVQVTYETLPGWGCSTEGVRSFDELPTQAQAYIRFIENFLQLPVKWVGVGKSRESMIKLF, from the exons ATGGCAGCGGACAGCACAATGTCTAATGGTCAGGAAACCGCCTCCCTGAACGGTGAGCCCGTGCTCAAGCGTTCCCGGGAAAGCGGAGGGGTGGAATCTCTGCGGATCCCGCGGGAGCCTCAGAATAAAGTGACGGTAGTGCTGGGCGCTCAGTGGGGAGATGAGGGGAAGGGGAAAGTGGTCGATCTCTTGGCTATGGACGCCGACATTGTTTGTAGATGCCAG GGAGGAAATAACGCTGGACACACAGTGGTGGTCGACTCGGTGGAATATGATTTTCACTTATTGCCTAGTGGCGTTCTCAACAAAAAGGCCGTCTCGTTCATTG GAAATGGTGTTGTGATACACCTGCCAGGGCTGTTTGATGAGGCTGAGAAGAACTTGCAAAAAGGCAATG gaCTTCAAGGATGGGAGGAACGACTGAAGATATCTGACCGGGCACATATTG TGTTCAACTTCCATCAGGCAGTTGATGGGATACAGGAGCAGCTCAGACAGGAACAGGCAGGGAAGAA TTTAGGCACCACTAAGAAGGGCATTGGCCCTGCATATTCCTCCAAAGCTGCTCGTAATGGACTGAGAGTGTGTGATCTGGTCTCCGACTTTTCAGTCTTTGAGGAAAA GTTTCGAGTGCTGGCTTGCCATTTTCAGACCACATACCCTAAACTTAACATCAATGTTGATGCTGAGCTCGAGCAGCTGAAG GGTTATGCTGAAAGGTTACGACCTTTAGTAACTGATGGAGTTTATTTCATGCACAAAGCCCTCACTGGACCAAGCAAGAAGATTCTGGTGGAAGGAGCCAATGCTGCCCTACTGGATATTGATtttg GCACCTATCCCTTTGTAACTTCATCAAATTGCACTGTTGGAGGTGTGTGCACAGGCCTTGGTGTCCCCCCATCTCACGTTGGCCGAGTGTATGGAGTGGTAAAGGCCTACACCACCAGGGTCGGAGTGGGAGCATTTCCCACTGAGCAAgataat GATGTGGGGAATCTGCTGCAGAGCAGAGGGAGGGAATTCGGTGTTACGACAGGCAGGCGGCGCCGCTGTGGATGGCTGGATCTGGTTTTGGTTCGCTACGCCCACATGGTTAATGGTTTCACAGC CATTGCACTAACCAAGTTGGACATTCTTGACACATTGCCAGAAATAAAGGTTGGCGTAGCCTACACTGTTGATGGAAAGCCTCTTCCCAGTTTTCCTG CTAACATGGATGTGCTGACCAAGGTTCAAGTGACCTATGAGACGTTGCCTGGCTGGGGTTGTAGTACTGAGGGAGTGCGCAGTTTTGATGAACTGCCGACTCAGGCACAGGCTTACATTCGCTTTATTGAGAATTTCCTACAGTTGCCAG tGAAGTGGGTGGGAGTTGGCAAGTCCAGAGAAAGCATGATAAAGCTGTTTTGA
- the stx5al gene encoding syntaxin 5A, like, producing the protein MNTRRRHGPKSSQDGVYTGPSQLVQQLETPLAVPAPIAPLVDTISMSCRDRTSEFQSVCKSLQGRQNGAQTVRPVNNAIRQRSDFTLMAKRIGRDLSNTFAKLEKLTILAKRKSLFDDKSAEIDELTYIVKQDINSLNKQIAGLQELVRSRSGQNGRHLQTHSNTIVVSLQSKLASMSSDFKSVLEVRTENLKQQRSRQEQFSQSPASTSSFHANSFNSSVLMQDDSKKSDISIDMDLHSSQMQLINERDSYIQNRADTMQNIESTIVELGSIFQQLAHMVKEQEETIQRIDANVEDTQLNVDLAHAEILKYFQSVSKNRWLLIKIFLILIIFFIVFVVFMT; encoded by the exons ATGAACACACGTCGCCGCCACGGTCCTAAAAGCAGCCAGGATGGGGTGTACACTGGGCCGTCCCAGCTGGTCCAGCAGCTGGAAACCCCCCTGGCTGTTCCAGCACCCATTGCCCCTCTGGTAGACACTATCAGCATGTCCTGCCGAGACCGAACCAGCGagtttcagtctgtgtgcaagtCCCTGCAGGGAAGACAG AATGGAGCTCAGACCGTCAGACCTGTCAACAATGCAATCAGACAGCGGAGTGATTTCACTCTCATGGCTAA GCGAATTGGAAGAGACCTCAGCAACACTTTTGCCAAGTTGGAGAAGCTCACAATTC TTGCCAAAAGAAAGTCTCTTTTTGATGATAAATCAGCTGAAATTGATGAGCTCACGTACATTGTGAAACAG GACATAAACAGTCTGAATAAGCAGATAGCTGGGTTACAGGAACTCGTTCGATCCCGGAGTGGACAGAATGGCAGACATCTTCAGACACATTCCAACACCATTGTGGTCTCATTGCAG TCCAAACTGGCGTCGATGTCAAGTGACTTCAAATCAGTCCTGGAAGTTAGAACAGAG AATCTGAAGCAGCAGAGAAGCAGACAGGAGCAGTTCTCACAGTCCCCTGCCTCCACTTCCTCTTTCCATGCCAACAGCTTCA ACAGTTCAGTACTTATGCAGGACGATTCCAAGAAGAGCGATATATCGATAGACATGGACCTCCACTCCAGTCAGATGCAGTTAATCAATGAACGG GATTCATACATTCAGAACCGTGCAGACACTATGCAGAATATAGAGTCCACCATTGTGGAGCTCGGTTCAATATTTCAGCAACTGGCTCATATGGTGAAAGAGCAGGAAGAGACAATACAGAG AATTGATGCTAATGTAGAGGACACTCAGCTGAATGTGGATCTAGCTCATGCAGAGATACTCAAATATTTTCAGTCCGTCTCTAAAAACCGCTGGCTTCTCATCAAGATTTTTCTCATCctcatcattttttttattgtctttgtggTTTTCATGACCTGA